In Sylvia atricapilla isolate bSylAtr1 chromosome 27, bSylAtr1.pri, whole genome shotgun sequence, one genomic interval encodes:
- the CDK5R1 gene encoding cyclin-dependent kinase 5 activator 1, protein MGTVLSLSPSYRKAPLFEEGAATVGHYTAVQNSKNAKEKGLKRHSLISVLPWKRIAAVSAKKKSSKKVQPNGGYQSNVTHLNNENLKKSLSCANLATFAPPPPPAAAAAALASAQKAPPAAPAAAAATPRRVVVQASTSELLRCLGEFLCRRCYRLKHLSPTDPVLWLRSVDRSLLLQGWQDQGFITPANVVFLYMLCRDVISAEVASDHELQAVLLTCLYLSYSYMGNEISYPLKPFLVESCKEAFWDRCLSIIDLMSPKMLQVNADPHYFTQVFADLKKESGSEEKGRLLIGLDR, encoded by the coding sequence ATGGGCACGGTGCTGTCGCTGTCGCCGAGCTACCGGAAGGCCCCGCTGTTCGAGGAGGGGGCGGCCACGGTGGGGCACTACACGGCGGTGCAGAACAGCAAGAACGCGAAGGAGAAGGGCCTGAAGCGGCATTCGCTGATCTCGGTGCTGCCCTGGAAGCGCATCGCCGCCGTCTCCGCCAAGAAGAAGAGCTCCAAGAAGGTGCAGCCCAACGGCGGTTACCAGAGCAACGTGACCCACCTCAACAACGAGAACCTGAAGAAATCGCTCTCCTGCGCCAACCTCGCCACCTTcgcccccccgccgccccccgccgccgccgccgccgccctcgcCTCGGCGCAGAAGGCGCCCccggccgcgcccgccgccgccgccgccaccccTCGCCGGGTCGTGGTGCAGGCGTCCACCAGCGAGCTGCTGCGCTGCCTCGGCGAGTTCCTGTGCCGCCGCTGCTACCGCCTGAAGCACCTCTCGCCCACCGACCCCGTGCTCTGGCTGCGCTCCGTGGACCGctcgctgctgctgcagggctggcaggaccAGGGCTTCATCACGCCGGCCAACGTGGTCTTCCTCTACATGCTGTGCCGGGACGTCATCTCGGCCGAGGTGGCCAGCGACCACGaactgcaggcagtgctgctcacCTGCCTGTACCTCTCCTACTCCTACATGGGCAACGAGATCTCCTACCCGCTGAAGCCCTTCCTGGTGGAGAGCTGTAAGGAGGCCTTCTGGGACCGCTGCCTCTCCATCATCGACCTCATGAGCCCCAAGATGCTGCAGGTCAACGCCGACCCGCACTACTTCACCCAGGTCTTCGCCGACCTCAAGAAGGAGAGCGGCTCCGAGGAGAAGGGCCGATTGCTCATCGGCCTCGACCGGTGa